A genomic segment from Candidatus Methylacidiphilales bacterium encodes:
- a CDS encoding iron-sulfur cluster assembly protein, which produces MTSENTIILQRDINGVQIPNGNIVTLKKGETVVLTQSLGGSFTIHAVAHGGLFRIDGNDAGALGLELMQSDGVVSAKPIEEQVWEVLKTCYDPEIPVNIVDLGLIYGMEVSEISRGKRVAVKMTLTAPGCGMGPSIADDARRKVLALPGIVEAYVEITWDPPWTPARITGEGRAMLGLED; this is translated from the coding sequence ATGACATCAGAAAATACAATTATCCTCCAGCGCGACATTAATGGAGTGCAGATTCCCAACGGGAATATTGTGACCTTAAAAAAGGGGGAGACTGTCGTACTTACCCAGTCATTGGGCGGCAGTTTTACCATACATGCTGTGGCTCACGGGGGCTTGTTTCGGATTGATGGCAATGACGCCGGTGCTTTGGGACTTGAACTGATGCAGTCCGACGGTGTTGTTTCGGCGAAGCCCATCGAGGAGCAGGTATGGGAAGTTCTGAAAACATGTTATGACCCGGAGATACCGGTCAATATTGTGGACTTGGGCCTTATCTACGGCATGGAAGTTTCCGAAATCTCCAGAGGCAAGCGGGTTGCCGTCAAAATGACATTGACCGCGCCGGGGTGCGGCATGGGGCCGTCGATTGCGGATGACGCGCGGCGAAAGGTGCTGGCCTTGCCCGGGATTGTCGAGGCGTATGTGGAGATTACCTGGGATCCGCCCTGGACTCCCGCGCGGATCACGGGTGAGGGAAGGGCGATGTTAGGGTTGGAAGATTGA
- a CDS encoding UDP-N-acetylglucosamine diphosphorylase, whose amino-acid sequence MFKAEDYLDLSQTEHVTLFEGTEHVWEAIKQIEVYLKFRLKPAIHAQAIGKPFISNQVFIGEGSVVEPGAYIAGPAWIGKNTVIRHGAYIRENVIVGDGCVLGNSCEFKNCLLFNGVQVPHFSYVGDSILGYQAHLGAGAILSNFRLDKKEISVRHEGKKISTGLRKFGAIIGDRAEVGCNAVINPGSLLGRGSAVYPGVVWQGALAEGEVARKSNCM is encoded by the coding sequence ATGTTCAAAGCCGAGGATTATCTCGATCTAAGCCAGACGGAGCATGTCACGTTATTTGAGGGGACCGAGCATGTCTGGGAAGCGATCAAGCAGATTGAAGTTTATCTGAAATTCCGCCTCAAGCCGGCAATTCACGCGCAGGCCATCGGGAAACCGTTCATCAGCAACCAGGTTTTTATCGGCGAAGGTTCCGTAGTCGAACCCGGGGCGTACATTGCCGGACCGGCCTGGATCGGAAAGAATACCGTGATCCGGCATGGCGCGTATATTCGCGAGAATGTGATTGTGGGCGACGGGTGTGTGCTCGGCAATAGTTGCGAGTTTAAAAATTGCCTGTTGTTCAACGGCGTGCAGGTCCCGCATTTTTCGTATGTGGGGGACTCCATCCTGGGGTATCAAGCCCATCTCGGAGCCGGAGCCATTCTTTCCAATTTCAGATTGGACAAAAAAGAAATTTCCGTCCGGCATGAGGGCAAAAAAATCTCCACGGGTCTGAGAAAATTCGGCGCGATAATCGGCGACAGGGCCGAGGTCGGTTGCAATGCGGTGATTAATCCCGGGAGTTTGCTGGGACGCGGCTCTGCGGTATATCCCGGAGTGGTTTGGCAGGGGGCACTGGCGGAAGGAGAGGTTGCCAGGAAGAGCAATTGCATGTAG
- the pyk gene encoding pyruvate kinase, which produces MRKTKIIVTLGPATESPEMLKKLIIAGVNVFRLNMSHASHNWVRHIVPTIRNLSAELDKSTAILMDTQGPAIRTGDLPNKLDLKVGDSFTFTVRGHVSEEEHSVDTNYDELLSDINVGDVVLVDNGVIQMMVQEKRQQELVCKVMTSGSLGSRRHINLPGIRVKLPALTEKDLADVKVGVETGVDIIALSFVREGNDVDLLRQVLAAQGGGSIKIVAKIEDQSAVHNVSEIIREADCIMVARGDLGIEWPYEELPIVQRQIVKKCLAVGKPVIVATHMLESMIQNPLPTRAEITDVANAVFEQADAIMLSGETTVGKYPVKCVEVLDKVAARIERSGSIGFHSDLVLRDEHDRIASSAVHMANQLKSDALVVFTNTGYSARICAALRPRHTPIFAFTPDAQIARQLCMHYAVKPFVLKFSTSPLQNIDLAEDLLLQQQVLPKGAKLVVMTDQYHNGERYWSVQYRLLGQFQPLAYPPANSPSKF; this is translated from the coding sequence GTGCGTAAGACCAAAATCATCGTAACGCTCGGGCCTGCAACCGAGTCGCCCGAGATGCTTAAAAAATTGATCATCGCGGGGGTCAATGTGTTCCGGCTCAATATGTCGCATGCCTCTCATAATTGGGTGCGGCATATTGTCCCCACGATCCGCAACCTCAGCGCCGAACTAGACAAAAGCACCGCCATTCTGATGGACACCCAAGGGCCCGCCATCCGCACCGGGGATTTGCCCAACAAACTCGACCTCAAGGTGGGCGACTCGTTCACTTTTACCGTCCGCGGCCATGTTTCCGAGGAGGAGCATTCCGTGGATACCAACTACGACGAACTCCTGAGCGACATCAACGTCGGGGATGTCGTGCTGGTTGACAATGGCGTCATCCAAATGATGGTCCAGGAAAAGCGCCAGCAGGAATTGGTCTGCAAAGTCATGACCTCCGGCTCGCTCGGCAGCCGCCGCCACATCAACCTGCCCGGCATCCGGGTCAAGCTGCCCGCCCTGACGGAAAAAGACCTGGCCGACGTCAAGGTCGGCGTGGAAACCGGCGTCGATATCATCGCGCTTTCGTTTGTCCGCGAAGGGAACGACGTGGACCTGCTCCGCCAGGTGCTCGCGGCCCAAGGCGGCGGGTCCATCAAGATCGTGGCCAAAATCGAAGACCAGTCCGCCGTGCATAATGTCAGCGAAATCATCCGGGAAGCCGACTGCATCATGGTGGCCCGTGGAGATTTGGGCATTGAATGGCCGTACGAGGAGCTTCCCATTGTGCAGCGCCAGATCGTCAAAAAGTGCCTCGCGGTCGGCAAACCCGTGATTGTCGCCACCCACATGTTGGAAAGCATGATCCAGAACCCCCTGCCCACCCGCGCGGAGATCACCGATGTGGCAAACGCGGTGTTTGAGCAGGCCGACGCCATCATGCTGTCCGGCGAAACCACCGTCGGGAAATACCCCGTGAAATGCGTGGAAGTCCTGGACAAAGTGGCCGCCCGCATCGAACGCAGCGGCAGCATTGGCTTCCACAGCGACCTGGTGTTGAGGGATGAACACGACCGGATTGCCTCCTCAGCCGTACACATGGCCAACCAGTTGAAGTCCGACGCCCTGGTTGTCTTCACAAACACCGGTTATAGCGCCCGCATCTGCGCAGCCCTGCGCCCGCGCCACACGCCGATCTTTGCGTTCACGCCCGACGCTCAAATCGCCCGCCAGCTTTGCATGCATTATGCCGTCAAACCATTCGTCCTGAAGTTTTCCACAAGCCCCCTGCAAAACATCGACCTGGCCGAAGACCTTCTCCTGCAACAGCAGGTTCTTCCCAAAGGCGCGAAACTGGTGGTCATGACCGATCAGTACCACAACGGCGAACGCTATTGGTCCGTGCAATACCGCCTCCTGGGCCAGTTCCAGCCGCTCGCCTACCCGCCGGCTAATTCCCCTTCCAAGTTTTAA
- the lgt gene encoding prolipoprotein diacylglyceryl transferase, whose product MLAYFTHHFSPFLWQWSGNWGIRYYSLAYVMGFAAFYFGHLYFYRKGYSALKPEDVLDLLSWMVVGTLVGGRLGYCLLYDFQNTIEDPLSIIAFWREGGLRGMASHGGFIGIIIAAWWYAKRHGFEFWRLADNVAAVAPIGIFLGRIANFINGELWGRPSNVPWAVIFPDAPSVNGVPVPRHPSQLYEAVLEGLLLFALVWFVRQRRTAAGIPALVFLGGYSLARIISECFREPDVQIGYYWGCVTQGQLLSAGLLILTAILAWWRCRMGKVE is encoded by the coding sequence ATGCTGGCTTATTTCACCCATCACTTCAGCCCCTTTCTTTGGCAATGGTCGGGCAACTGGGGAATCCGGTATTACAGCCTCGCGTATGTCATGGGCTTCGCCGCGTTTTATTTCGGCCATCTTTATTTTTACCGGAAGGGATACTCCGCCTTAAAGCCCGAGGATGTCCTGGATCTTTTGAGCTGGATGGTGGTGGGCACCCTGGTGGGCGGAAGGCTGGGCTACTGCCTCTTGTATGACTTCCAAAATACGATCGAAGACCCGCTCTCGATCATTGCATTTTGGAGGGAAGGCGGGCTTCGAGGCATGGCCAGTCATGGCGGTTTTATCGGCATCATCATCGCCGCGTGGTGGTATGCGAAGCGGCATGGATTTGAATTTTGGCGCCTTGCGGACAATGTGGCAGCCGTGGCGCCGATTGGGATTTTTTTGGGAAGAATCGCAAATTTTATCAATGGCGAGTTGTGGGGCAGGCCGTCAAATGTGCCGTGGGCTGTTATTTTCCCCGATGCGCCGTCCGTGAATGGCGTACCGGTCCCGCGCCACCCTTCACAACTTTATGAGGCTGTCCTGGAAGGGCTCCTCCTTTTCGCGCTGGTGTGGTTTGTCCGGCAACGCAGGACGGCAGCGGGGATTCCGGCGCTGGTTTTTTTGGGCGGCTATTCGCTTGCCCGGATTATTTCGGAATGTTTCAGGGAACCTGATGTGCAGATCGGCTATTACTGGGGATGTGTGACACAGGGCCAATTATTGTCGGCCGGGTTGCTGATTTTAACGGCAATCCTTGCATGGTGGAGATGCAGGATGGGAAAAGTCGAATAG
- a CDS encoding response regulator, whose product MSLHHHPVPGLSILILDDDRLVLSFLSDFLKHKGHAVTPILDARDLERAVRENKCNAAVVDIRLKGEEGLQFIPKIKELISNGPVIVFTALGYKEEQMQRALKLGATGYVSKLLPPEELYAALMRAFESHAAAKAP is encoded by the coding sequence GTGAGTTTACACCACCACCCAGTGCCGGGGCTTAGTATTTTGATTCTGGATGATGACCGCCTTGTTTTGAGTTTCCTTTCCGATTTTCTCAAGCACAAGGGGCATGCCGTCACGCCCATTCTGGATGCCAGGGATTTGGAAAGGGCGGTTCGTGAAAACAAGTGCAATGCCGCGGTTGTGGATATTCGTTTGAAAGGTGAGGAAGGGCTCCAGTTCATACCCAAAATCAAGGAGCTGATTTCCAACGGTCCCGTGATCGTTTTTACCGCTCTTGGGTACAAGGAGGAGCAGATGCAGCGGGCGCTCAAGCTGGGCGCCACGGGATATGTCAGCAAGCTGCTTCCTCCGGAGGAGTTGTACGCCGCCCTGATGCGCGCGTTTGAATCCCATGCCGCGGCGAAGGCTCCGTAG
- a CDS encoding acetyl-CoA carboxylase carboxyltransferase subunit alpha, giving the protein MKPIAPLEFEKPLVELERMMEELLSHSSTHHVDLKDEIRQLKTKIAQAQKQIYGNLNPWQRVLIVRHPSRPYTLDYISRICSDFTELHGDRLYGDDKALIGGLAIIDERPVMIVGHQKGRNTKENLMRNFGCAHPEGYRKALRLMKMAAKFKLPIISFIDTPGAFPGVPSEERHIAEAIAVNIREMFNLDVPVLAVVIGEGGSGGALGIGVADRILILENSYYSVISPEGCAGILWKDRAFAPQAAAALKMSAPDLLKMKFVDEIIPEPMGGVHRDWDTGAANVKAALLRSLAELGKQPVKQLMEKRYERYRNYGPFET; this is encoded by the coding sequence ATGAAGCCAATCGCACCACTGGAATTTGAAAAGCCATTAGTTGAGCTGGAACGGATGATGGAAGAGCTACTCTCCCACTCCAGCACCCACCATGTGGATCTCAAAGACGAGATTCGCCAGCTCAAAACAAAAATCGCGCAGGCTCAAAAACAGATTTATGGAAATCTCAACCCGTGGCAGCGCGTCTTGATTGTCCGGCATCCGAGCCGCCCCTACACCCTCGATTATATCAGCCGGATTTGTTCGGACTTCACAGAACTGCATGGCGACCGGCTCTACGGCGACGACAAAGCCCTCATCGGCGGCTTGGCCATCATTGACGAACGTCCCGTCATGATTGTCGGACACCAAAAGGGCCGAAACACAAAGGAAAACCTCATGCGCAATTTTGGTTGCGCCCACCCGGAAGGATACCGCAAAGCCCTGCGCCTGATGAAAATGGCGGCAAAATTCAAACTGCCCATCATCAGCTTTATCGACACACCCGGCGCATTTCCCGGCGTTCCTTCGGAGGAGCGCCACATTGCGGAGGCCATCGCCGTCAACATCCGCGAAATGTTCAATCTCGACGTGCCGGTGCTGGCCGTGGTCATTGGCGAGGGCGGCAGCGGCGGCGCGCTCGGAATCGGCGTGGCGGACCGCATCCTCATCCTCGAAAATTCCTATTATTCTGTCATCTCCCCCGAGGGTTGCGCAGGCATTCTATGGAAAGACCGGGCTTTTGCCCCGCAGGCGGCGGCCGCATTGAAGATGTCGGCGCCAGACCTTCTGAAAATGAAATTTGTCGATGAGATTATCCCCGAGCCCATGGGCGGCGTACATCGAGACTGGGACACAGGCGCCGCAAATGTAAAAGCGGCCTTGCTAAGGTCGTTGGCGGAACTGGGAAAACAACCGGTCAAGCAGCTCATGGAAAAGCGCTACGAGCGCTACCGCAACTACGGTCCGTTTGAAACGTAG
- a CDS encoding FHA domain-containing protein translates to METKRITNSSGGALFPFGEMVQHYGHTGRTGMFIVNFDNQQGSIYLMTGIVAHAETNTLSGEPAVWEMLSHTNVTYEWVESETPKQMTMSGLVQDVLLRSIQAQNSGELEKLRAEAAQMTRTRSIQDSDAIYLISLEIASREIRPFSFVIQSKQVRVGRHAENDIMLSDSSVSRKHAILIQNQDALLVRDLGSMNGIRVDGQPVIQGLVRNGQILHIGEVTLKVAISKMEQTPALATAKKEAT, encoded by the coding sequence ATGGAGACCAAGCGCATCACAAATTCTTCAGGCGGCGCACTTTTTCCATTTGGAGAAATGGTGCAGCACTATGGCCATACCGGCCGCACCGGAATGTTCATTGTCAATTTTGACAATCAGCAGGGCTCGATTTACCTCATGACCGGCATTGTGGCGCATGCGGAAACCAATACACTCAGCGGCGAACCCGCCGTGTGGGAGATGCTTTCACACACCAATGTCACCTATGAATGGGTCGAGTCCGAAACGCCCAAACAAATGACCATGAGCGGCCTTGTTCAGGACGTGCTGCTTAGATCCATCCAGGCTCAAAATTCCGGCGAGCTGGAAAAGCTTCGGGCTGAAGCAGCCCAGATGACCCGCACCCGCAGCATTCAGGATTCGGACGCCATCTATCTCATTTCCCTTGAAATCGCCAGCCGCGAAATCCGTCCGTTTAGTTTCGTCATTCAAAGCAAGCAGGTCCGGGTCGGCCGCCATGCCGAAAATGACATCATGTTGTCCGACAGTTCAGTCTCCCGGAAACATGCCATTCTGATCCAGAATCAGGATGCCCTGCTGGTGCGGGACCTTGGTTCCATGAACGGCATCCGGGTGGACGGCCAGCCGGTCATACAGGGGCTAGTGCGCAACGGACAGATTCTTCACATCGGGGAAGTCACACTCAAGGTAGCCATCAGCAAGATGGAACAAACCCCCGCCCTGGCCACAGCGAAAAAAGAAGCCACGTAG